The Palaemon carinicauda isolate YSFRI2023 chromosome 43, ASM3689809v2, whole genome shotgun sequence genome window below encodes:
- the LOC137634019 gene encoding uncharacterized protein has protein sequence MHYNFRTQRRCTVVMSDGLVIHEDGKEKLIIVTAATAMAACWIVCPVRGEREGRKTFRLPRRTFITSLLPVKVEEAKHPLLLCGDHDSRIRVFTRESLGDYFPEAVLNGHEDWVTSLDIMREDNGGLLLAEVRRTPPFVSGKSRCWRKETT, from the exons AACACAGCGAAGGTGTACAGTAGTCATGTCCGATGGATTGGTCATCCACGAAGACGGGAAGGAGAAGCTTATCATCGTGACGGCCGCTACTGCCATGGCCGCCTGTTGGATCGTTTGCCCTGTAAGAG GTGAAAGAGAAGGCAGGAAGACATTCCGCCTCCCGAGACGCACGTTTATCACGAGCCTCCTCCCAGTGAAGGTTGAAGAGGCCAAGCATCCGCTGCTCCTGTGCGGCGATCACGACAGCCGAATACGCGTATTCACACGCGAGAGTTTGGGCGACTATTTTCCAGAAGCGGTTCTTAACGGTCACGAAGACTGGGTGACTTCGCTGGACATTATGCGAGAAG ATAATGGCGGATTATTGCTTGCAGAGGTCCGAAGGACTCCTCCGTTCGTGTCTGGGAAGTCTCGGTGCTGGAGAAAGGAGACAACGTGA